CCAGAGCATCGTCGCCATCCAGCCCGAATCCGACACGGTCGCCACGCGCCTGGAAAAACTCCCCCGCACCGTGGCCCTCGCCATCGTCAACCGCCGCCTCTCCATCCTGGCCAAAAAAGAAAACGCGCCCTTCTCCCGCGGCGTCGTTTACGCCAGCGAAGGCTTTGATCTTTTCCGCAACGCCGGCATCGACCTCACCTGCCAGCCCGCGCAATGGCCCGAGGCCCTCGCCCTCGGCGAGCAGGAGCTCCGGCGCGCCCTCGAGCACGGCTTCGACGACGCCGAGCTGCGCGAAGCCACGGCCAACATCCTCAACAGCCTGGAACAGGCCGTCCGCACCGCCGCCACACGGCGCTCCGACTCGCTCGCCTCCGGGCTCATCTCCGCCCTCGTCAACGACCGCGTTTTCACCACGCCCGACGATGACCTCGCCCTCTTCAAGCCCGCCCTCGAAAAAATCACCGCCGCCGAATGCCTCGCCGCCCTCCGCGCCGCCTTCGACGCTCCCGGCCGCTACCTCACCGTCATGGGCAACGCCGTCGTAGGGCCTGACCTCGCGTCAGGCCGCGAGCCCGCTTCCCCCGCCGACATCATCACCGCCGCCTACGAAAAATCCCGCGCCACGCCCGTCGCCGCGCCCGAGGCCGTCGCCGACGCCGCCTTCGCCTACACCGGCTTTGGCCCCGCCGGGGAAATCGCCTCGAGCGAGCACGTCGCCGACCTTGACCTCGACCTCGCCACCTTCACCAACGGCGTCCACCTCAACACCAAGAAGACCGATTTCGAGGCCGGCCGCATCTACATCAACGTCCGCGTCGGCACCGGCCAGCTCACCGAACCTCGCGACCAGCCCGGCCTCGCCACCTACATCAACTCCACCTTCCTCGCCGGCGGCCTCGGCAAGCACAGCGCCGACGACCTCCAGCGCATCCTCGCCGGCCGCACCGTGGGCACCGGCTTCAGCGTGGCTGACGACGCCCTCGTCTTCAGCGCCCGCACCAACCGCGACGATCTGCTCCTTCAACTCCAGCTCATCGCCGCGCACATCACCGATCCCGGCTACCGCGAGGAATCCGATCGCCAGGCGCGCAAGGCCTTCGAGCAGTTCTACACCCGCCTGCGCCACGTGCCGAACGGCCCGCTCCAGCTCGAAATGCCGCGCCTCCTCGCCAGCGGCGACCCCCGCTTCGGCGTTCCCGCGCAAGCCGAACTCGCCGCGCGCACGCTCGCCGAGGCGCGCGCCTGGCTCGCGCCCCAGTTTGCCACCGGCCCCATCGAAATCGCCATCGTCGGCGACCTCGACCCCGCCGCCGCCCGCGACGCCGTCGCCCGCACCCTTGGCGCGCTCCCGCCGCGCGATGCCAAGCCCGAGCTCGAAGCCGAGCGCCGCGCCGCCTTCCCCGAAAAGCCGTTCACCCGGAACTTCACCGTCGAGACCGAAATTCCGAAAGGCATTCTCGCCCTCTACTGGCCCACGACCGACAGCCGCGATGTCGGCGTCGCCCGCCGCCTCAGCCTCCTCACGGCCGTTTTCCGCGACCGCCTCCGCGTGCAAGTCCGCGAGAAACTCGGCGACACCTACAGCCCCTCCGCCGGCAGCATGCCCAGCGACACCTACCGCGACTACGGCGTCCTCGTCTCCAACGTCACGCTCGACCCCGCGAAAGTCGAGATCGTCGGGCAAACCATCGCCGCCATCGCCGACGACCTCGCGCAAAACGGCGTGACCGAGGAGGAACTCGAGCGCGCCCGCCTGCCGATTCTGACGAGTCTCCGCGAGTCCGCCCGCACCAACGCCTACTGGCTCGGCTCCGTGCTGGGCGCCGCGCAGGAGCAGCCCGAACGGCTCGCCTGGAGCCGCACCCGCTACACCGATTTCGAAGGCATCACAAAGGCCGAACTCGACGCCTTTGCGAAAAAATACCTCCCCTCGGAACGAGCCTTCCGCGCCATCGTCACACCGGCCGCAAAGTAAAAAGTTGAATTGGAGGGACGGCCTCCGAGCCGTCCATCTGCGCCGAAGCGGACGGCCCGAGGGATTGCGTGGCATGGGCGTCCCCGCCCATGTGTCCGGGGGTTTGCGGCGCGGAGCGCCGTCCACGGGCGGGGACGCCCGTGCCACACGACCCGCCCTGCCTTGCGTTAACCTCTGTTAACAAAGTAGAACTATTGCCCCGCCGCGGCGTGAAATTCCGCGCGCGTCTTGAATTTCCCCAGGCGCGACTCGTCGATTTTCAGGTGCACGACCTTCTGCCAGCGGTGCGGGACGAACACATGCAGCACGCCGTCCGCGGCGACCACGTCGGCATAGGAGCATTGGTAGTTCGGATTCGCCGGCTTGAGCGTTTCGTCGAGCGCGTTGGCGAGCAGCAGGCGCGACTCGCCCCACGTCGCGCCATTGTCGGATGAAAGCGAAAACCAAATCTCGGCGCGGCTCGCCCAGTCGTTGAGCGAAAGCGGATGCGCGCGGCGCTCCGCGATCTCGGCCCCGGTCGGCGCGGGCATCGTGAGCCATTCGGAATGCACCGGCTCGGCCACGGTGCGCCGGACCGCGCGATTGTGGTGCAGCGCGATGAGCCTGCCGTCGGACAACCGGAACAACATCGGCGGCGCGTCCGGCTGCGCGAGCGGCGTGAGCGCGGGCGAGCCCCACGTGGCCGCGTCGTCGGCGCTGCGCATCTCGCCGAGGAAGCCGGCGTTGGTGCGGTACTGCGCATAGAGCGCCGCCCCGCCGGTGGCGAGCACGCTCAATTCGTCGAGATGGTTGATCTCCGCGATGAACTCCGGATGCGCGGCGCGCGGAAATTCGGGCATCGTCCACCGCCGCGCGCCGCCTTCCGCCAGCTCGCCGCGCAACACGCGCCCGTGGTGGAATCCGATCACCCAGGTGCCCGCCGCGGTCTGCGTCGCGGGAATGACGCCGACGCCGTTCCAAATGCCGCCGTTGTCGGCGCGCCTGATGACCTCGGGCGCCGACCAGGTGACACCGCTGTCATCCGAGACCGACCAGCCGTAGGCGGCATCCCGCGCCACGCCGTCAACCATGACCTCGCGCAGGGTCTCGAAGGCAAAGAGCCTCCCGGTCCCGCGGTCCACGATGAGCGGCGCGCTGTAGTGCTTGCCCGTTTCTCCAAACGGAAACGTCGGCCCTCTCCAGGTCGCGCCGCCGTCGGCGGAACGCAGGGCGGTTTGCTTGTTCGCATTCTCGCGCAGCGTGCTCGCG
This genomic stretch from Termitidicoccus mucosus harbors:
- a CDS encoding M16 family metallopeptidase, encoding MQKPIRLAALAVAALHFVLFSGAPARAVTPPTGPKFAHDTSDLRADSRVRFGTLPNGLRYVVLANSEPKDRASLRLAVVAGSLQETDAERGIAHYLEHMAFNGSTHYEPGTLVNFFQRMGMGFGNDTNAYTSFDRTVYLLELPDTKAPTLTEGLTVLNDYAGGLLLLQQQVDKERGIILAEKRTRDSIDYRQRLAEYNFVLGDTLLPHRFPIGETETIESFQREHFTAFYDAWYRPERMAVIAVGDFDPAAVAGQIAGTFSTLAARAPARPDPGLGSIPAFAGTRAAYLPEAEAPAASVSIQSIVAIQPESDTVATRLEKLPRTVALAIVNRRLSILAKKENAPFSRGVVYASEGFDLFRNAGIDLTCQPAQWPEALALGEQELRRALEHGFDDAELREATANILNSLEQAVRTAATRRSDSLASGLISALVNDRVFTTPDDDLALFKPALEKITAAECLAALRAAFDAPGRYLTVMGNAVVGPDLASGREPASPADIITAAYEKSRATPVAAPEAVADAAFAYTGFGPAGEIASSEHVADLDLDLATFTNGVHLNTKKTDFEAGRIYINVRVGTGQLTEPRDQPGLATYINSTFLAGGLGKHSADDLQRILAGRTVGTGFSVADDALVFSARTNRDDLLLQLQLIAAHITDPGYREESDRQARKAFEQFYTRLRHVPNGPLQLEMPRLLASGDPRFGVPAQAELAARTLAEARAWLAPQFATGPIEIAIVGDLDPAAARDAVARTLGALPPRDAKPELEAERRAAFPEKPFTRNFTVETEIPKGILALYWPTTDSRDVGVARRLSLLTAVFRDRLRVQVREKLGDTYSPSAGSMPSDTYRDYGVLVSNVTLDPAKVEIVGQTIAAIADDLAQNGVTEEELERARLPILTSLRESARTNAYWLGSVLGAAQEQPERLAWSRTRYTDFEGITKAELDAFAKKYLPSERAFRAIVTPAAK